A stretch of Crossiella cryophila DNA encodes these proteins:
- a CDS encoding IclR family transcriptional regulator, whose translation MASDCDREPRAASSVQSVDRAVSVLEILAREGEVGVTEIAAELGVHKSTAFRLLGVLEDRGLVAQTEDRGKYHLGLGIIRLAGATAARLDVTLESREVCVELAHDLGETVNVAISDLEAAAAVNITQARGTAAVSSQNWVGRRTPLHATSSGKVLLAHMRPEEVRRVLGRRLEGFTDATITSTRKLREELVVVAQRGFASCVEELEIGLNALAAPIRSYEGAVIAAISVSGPSYRLTPDRLPKVAEQVVAAGAEVSRRMGWA comes from the coding sequence ATGGCCAGCGATTGCGACCGGGAACCCCGCGCCGCGAGTTCGGTGCAGTCCGTCGACCGGGCGGTGAGCGTGCTGGAGATCCTGGCCCGGGAGGGCGAGGTCGGGGTCACCGAGATAGCCGCTGAGCTGGGCGTACACAAGTCCACCGCGTTCCGGCTGCTCGGCGTGCTGGAGGATCGCGGACTGGTCGCGCAGACCGAGGACCGCGGCAAGTACCACCTGGGCCTTGGCATCATCCGGCTGGCCGGGGCCACCGCGGCCCGGCTGGACGTCACCCTGGAAAGCCGCGAGGTGTGCGTCGAGCTGGCCCACGACCTGGGCGAGACGGTCAACGTGGCGATCTCCGACCTGGAGGCCGCGGCCGCGGTCAACATCACCCAGGCCCGCGGCACCGCCGCTGTGAGCAGCCAGAACTGGGTCGGCAGGCGCACCCCGCTGCACGCCACCTCCAGCGGCAAGGTGCTGCTCGCGCACATGCGTCCCGAGGAGGTGCGCCGGGTGCTGGGCCGCCGCCTGGAGGGCTTCACCGACGCGACCATCACCTCCACCCGCAAGCTCCGCGAGGAGCTGGTCGTCGTCGCCCAACGCGGCTTCGCCTCCTGTGTCGAGGAGCTGGAGATCGGGCTCAACGCCCTGGCCGCCCCGATCCGGTCCTACGAGGGCGCGGTGATCGCCGCGATCAGCGTCTCCGGCCCGTCCTATCGACTCACCCCGGACCGACTTCCGAAAGTCGCCGAACAGGTGGTCGCCGCCGGCGCCGAGGTCTCCCGCCGGATGGGCTGGGCCTGA
- a CDS encoding GcvT family protein: MQPNVVVIGAGIVGCALADELTERGWTSVTVLEQGPLFAAGGSSSHAPGLVFQTNPSKTMTAFAAYTVRKYDQLTLADRWCFRKVGGLEVATTPERWTDLHRKQGWATAWGVESRLLDTEECLKLWPMLDRDRVLGGFHVPEDGLASALRAGEAQARRAIDRGARFLAHHQVLEILTTGDRVSGVRTDQGDFPADIVVCAAGFWGPKIGALVGLTVPLLPLAHQYVRTAALPELAGTIDPADEAIRPILRHQDRDLYFREHTDHIGIGSYAHRPMPVRLDELPGPEASEMPSMLAFTQADFDPAWADAVDLLPALGASTVDEGFNGVFSFTPDGFPLLGEHREVKGFWTAEAVWVTHSAGVARALAQWLIDGKSELDLHECDLHRFEEVQLSPDFIEARGAQNFVEVYDVLHPLQPMEHPRPLRTSPFYPRQQELGAYFLEATAWERPHWYEANAHLAEGIDLPARDDWAARYWSPIAAAEARHTREHVAMYDMTPLKRLEVTGPGALELLQRLTTNQLDKKPGAVTYTLLLDHTGGVRSDLTVARLGPDHFQVGANGNLDLDWLLRQNTDPTVQIKDITGGTCCIGLWGPLARDLLQPLVRENLAHKAFGYFRARKIHVGMIPVTALRLSYVGELGWELYTSAELGLRLWDDLWQAGQRHGVIAAGRSAFNSLRLEKGYRAWGTDMTDEHDPYESGLAFAVRMDKGEFLGRDALAKLDPEQPARRLSCLTLDDRSTNVLGKEPVFHQGKPVGYVTSAAYGYTVDSPIAYAWLPAEAATPGTAVQIEYFGRRLNATVAAEPLFDPEMARIRR; this comes from the coding sequence GTGCAGCCGAACGTGGTCGTCATCGGGGCCGGGATCGTGGGCTGCGCCCTCGCGGACGAGCTGACCGAACGCGGCTGGACCTCGGTCACCGTGCTCGAACAGGGACCCCTGTTCGCCGCGGGCGGCTCCAGCTCGCACGCCCCCGGCCTGGTGTTCCAGACCAATCCGTCGAAGACGATGACCGCCTTCGCCGCCTACACGGTGCGCAAGTACGACCAGCTGACCTTGGCCGACCGGTGGTGCTTCCGCAAGGTCGGCGGCCTGGAGGTGGCCACCACCCCCGAACGCTGGACCGACCTGCACCGCAAGCAGGGCTGGGCCACCGCCTGGGGCGTGGAGTCCCGCCTGCTGGACACCGAGGAATGCCTGAAACTCTGGCCGATGCTGGACCGGGACCGGGTGCTCGGCGGCTTCCACGTGCCGGAGGACGGTCTGGCCAGCGCCCTGCGCGCGGGTGAGGCCCAGGCCCGCCGGGCGATCGACCGCGGCGCGCGGTTCCTGGCCCACCACCAGGTGCTGGAGATCCTGACCACCGGTGACCGGGTCAGCGGCGTGCGCACCGACCAGGGCGACTTCCCAGCCGACATCGTGGTCTGCGCGGCCGGGTTCTGGGGACCGAAGATCGGCGCACTGGTCGGGCTGACCGTGCCGCTGCTTCCCCTTGCGCACCAATACGTCCGCACCGCGGCCCTGCCCGAACTGGCCGGGACCATCGACCCCGCCGACGAGGCCATCCGGCCGATCCTGCGCCACCAGGACCGCGACCTGTACTTCCGCGAGCACACCGACCACATCGGCATCGGCTCCTACGCACACCGCCCCATGCCGGTCCGCCTGGACGAACTACCCGGCCCCGAAGCCTCCGAGATGCCCTCGATGCTGGCCTTCACCCAGGCCGACTTCGACCCGGCCTGGGCCGACGCCGTCGACCTGCTGCCCGCCCTCGGAGCGTCCACAGTGGACGAAGGCTTCAACGGGGTCTTCTCCTTCACCCCGGACGGCTTCCCACTGCTGGGCGAACACCGCGAGGTCAAGGGATTCTGGACGGCCGAGGCGGTCTGGGTCACCCACTCCGCCGGCGTCGCCCGCGCACTCGCCCAGTGGCTCATCGACGGCAAGTCCGAGCTGGACCTCCATGAGTGCGACCTGCACCGGTTCGAGGAGGTCCAGCTCAGCCCGGACTTCATCGAGGCCCGCGGCGCGCAGAACTTCGTCGAGGTCTACGACGTCCTGCACCCCTTGCAGCCGATGGAACACCCACGCCCGTTGCGCACCAGCCCGTTCTACCCCAGGCAACAGGAACTCGGCGCGTACTTCCTGGAGGCCACGGCCTGGGAACGCCCGCACTGGTACGAGGCCAACGCCCACCTCGCCGAGGGCATCGACCTGCCCGCACGCGATGACTGGGCCGCCCGCTACTGGTCCCCGATCGCCGCCGCCGAGGCCAGGCACACCCGCGAACACGTGGCCATGTACGACATGACCCCGTTGAAACGCCTGGAGGTCACCGGCCCCGGCGCCCTGGAGTTGTTGCAGCGCCTGACCACCAACCAGCTCGACAAGAAACCCGGCGCGGTCACGTACACCCTGCTGCTGGACCACACCGGCGGCGTGCGCAGCGACCTCACCGTGGCCCGGCTCGGCCCGGACCACTTCCAGGTCGGCGCCAACGGAAACCTCGACCTGGACTGGTTGCTGCGGCAGAACACCGACCCCACCGTGCAGATCAAGGACATCACCGGCGGCACCTGCTGCATCGGCCTGTGGGGCCCGCTGGCCCGCGACCTGCTCCAGCCACTGGTCCGGGAGAACCTGGCGCACAAGGCATTCGGCTACTTCCGGGCCAGGAAGATCCACGTCGGGATGATCCCGGTGACCGCGCTGCGACTGTCCTATGTGGGCGAACTCGGCTGGGAGCTGTACACCAGCGCCGAACTCGGCCTGCGCCTCTGGGACGACCTCTGGCAGGCCGGACAGCGACACGGGGTGATCGCCGCCGGGCGCAGCGCCTTCAACAGCTTGCGCCTGGAAAAGGGCTACCGGGCCTGGGGCACCGACATGACCGACGAACACGACCCCTACGAGTCCGGCCTCGCCTTCGCCGTCCGCATGGACAAGGGCGAGTTCCTCGGCCGCGACGCCCTGGCCAAACTCGACCCCGAACAGCCAGCCCGCCGCCTGTCCTGCCTCACCCTGGACGACCGCAGCACCAACGTCCTGGGCAAGGAACCCGTGTTCCACCAAGGCAAGCCGGTCGGCTATGTCACCTCGGCGGCCTACGGGTACACAGTGGACAGTCCGATCGCCTACGCCTGGCTGCCCGCCGAAGCCGCCACCCCCGGCACCGCGGTGCAGATCGAGTACTTCGGCCGCAGGCTCAACGCCACCGTGGCCGCCGAACCGTTGTTCGACCCAGAGATGGCCCGCATCCGCCGGTGA
- the solA gene encoding N-methyl-L-tryptophan oxidase, with protein MYDVIVIGLGGMGSAAAYHLAARGSRVLGLDRFGPAHSNGSSHGGSRIIRQSYFEDPAYVPLLLRSYELFDKLANDSGRDVLTVTGGVMIGRPDCLTVAGSKLSAETWNLPHEMLDAMEIRRRFPTLTPAADEVALYEQKAGFVRPEATVGAHLDLADKAGAELHYHEPVLDWTSTATGVRVRTAAGEYTAAKLVICPGAWAPRLLADLGIPFVIERQVQYWFNPTGGLAPFQPEVHPIYIWEAADGIQAYGFPASDGPDGGAKVAFFRGGQTCTPETIDRTVHPHEIEAMRRQMLPRIPSLPGEFQRAATCMYTNTADEHFVIATHPAHERVTVACGFSGHGFKFVPVVGEILADLALTGTTAHPIDLFRPERLAEVTP; from the coding sequence ATGTACGACGTGATCGTGATCGGCCTCGGCGGCATGGGCAGCGCCGCCGCCTACCACCTGGCCGCGCGCGGCAGCCGGGTGCTCGGCCTGGACCGCTTCGGACCCGCGCACAGCAACGGATCCAGCCACGGCGGGTCCAGGATCATCCGCCAGTCCTACTTCGAGGACCCGGCCTACGTGCCGCTGCTGCTGCGCTCCTACGAACTGTTCGACAAGCTGGCCAACGACTCCGGCCGCGACGTGCTCACGGTCACCGGCGGCGTCATGATCGGCCGACCGGACTGCCTCACCGTCGCCGGCAGCAAACTCTCCGCCGAGACCTGGAACCTGCCGCACGAGATGCTGGACGCGATGGAGATCCGCCGTCGCTTCCCCACCCTCACCCCGGCCGCGGACGAGGTCGCGCTGTACGAGCAGAAAGCCGGTTTCGTCCGCCCGGAAGCCACCGTCGGCGCCCACCTCGACCTGGCCGACAAGGCAGGCGCCGAACTCCACTACCACGAACCCGTCCTGGACTGGACCAGCACCGCCACCGGTGTCCGGGTCCGGACCGCGGCGGGGGAGTACACCGCGGCGAAACTGGTGATCTGCCCCGGCGCCTGGGCCCCGCGACTACTCGCCGACCTTGGCATCCCGTTCGTGATCGAACGCCAGGTCCAGTACTGGTTCAACCCCACCGGCGGCCTCGCCCCCTTCCAGCCCGAGGTGCACCCCATCTACATCTGGGAGGCCGCCGACGGCATCCAGGCCTACGGCTTCCCGGCCAGTGACGGACCCGACGGCGGCGCCAAGGTCGCCTTCTTCCGCGGCGGCCAGACCTGCACCCCGGAGACCATCGACCGCACCGTGCACCCGCACGAGATCGAGGCCATGCGCCGCCAGATGCTGCCACGCATCCCCAGCCTGCCCGGGGAGTTCCAGCGCGCGGCCACCTGCATGTACACCAACACCGCCGACGAGCACTTCGTCATCGCCACCCACCCCGCGCACGAACGGGTCACCGTCGCCTGCGGGTTCTCCGGGCACGGCTTCAAGTTCGTGCCGGTGGTGGGCGAGATCCTGGCCGACCTCGCCCTCACCGGCACGACCGCGCACCCCATCGACCTGTTCCGTCCCGAGCGACTCGCCGAGGTGACCCCGTGA
- a CDS encoding aromatic ring-hydroxylating oxygenase subunit alpha, whose product MTTTGLPPSLLATLPGSAYTDQATFAAEQEKLFETMWFCAIRLSDLDGPGSFRTVQIGRESVIVTRNRAGQPRAFLNICRHRGARICTQEQGAVKRNFQCSYHAWTYDLDGKLIAAPNLTKMPDIDRVEYGLVTAHVREWLGYVWVCLAPEPPSFADTVQQAVTERLGSLAAIDSYTIDQLTVGRRIVYDVRANWKLIVENFMECYHCATIHPELTEVLPEFADGYAAQYYVGHGAEFGEEIQGFTVDGSPGFDPLPGLREDQDRRYYAITVKPQVFINLVPDHIIFHRMFPLAADRTVVECDWLYTNEVVAAGKDVSRSVELFHRVNEQDFEACERTQPAMSSRAYRGGGVLVPSEHHIGAFHQWVQAAIGNFPPISRASEATGIGDSACAQRED is encoded by the coding sequence GTGACCACCACCGGCCTGCCCCCGAGCCTGCTGGCCACCCTGCCCGGCAGCGCCTACACCGACCAGGCCACCTTCGCCGCCGAACAGGAGAAGCTGTTCGAGACGATGTGGTTCTGCGCCATCCGACTGTCCGATCTGGACGGACCAGGCAGCTTCCGCACCGTCCAGATCGGACGCGAGAGCGTCATCGTCACCCGCAACCGGGCCGGGCAGCCCAGGGCCTTCCTCAACATCTGCCGACATCGAGGAGCCCGGATCTGTACCCAGGAACAGGGTGCGGTGAAACGCAATTTCCAATGCTCTTATCACGCCTGGACCTACGACCTGGACGGCAAGCTCATCGCCGCGCCCAACCTGACCAAGATGCCCGACATCGACCGCGTCGAGTACGGCCTGGTCACCGCACACGTGCGGGAATGGCTGGGCTACGTCTGGGTGTGCCTCGCGCCGGAACCACCGTCCTTTGCGGACACCGTGCAACAGGCGGTCACCGAACGCCTGGGTTCCCTGGCAGCTATCGACTCCTACACCATCGACCAGTTGACGGTGGGCCGTCGCATCGTCTACGACGTGCGCGCGAACTGGAAGCTGATCGTGGAGAACTTCATGGAGTGCTACCACTGCGCCACCATCCACCCCGAACTCACCGAGGTGCTGCCCGAGTTCGCCGACGGCTACGCCGCCCAGTACTACGTGGGCCACGGCGCCGAGTTCGGCGAGGAGATCCAAGGGTTCACCGTGGACGGCAGCCCCGGGTTCGACCCGCTGCCGGGGCTGAGGGAGGATCAGGACCGGCGCTACTACGCGATCACGGTGAAACCCCAGGTCTTCATCAACCTGGTGCCCGACCACATCATCTTCCACCGGATGTTCCCGCTGGCCGCGGACCGCACGGTGGTGGAATGCGACTGGCTCTACACCAACGAGGTGGTGGCCGCCGGGAAGGACGTCTCGCGCTCGGTCGAGTTGTTCCACCGGGTGAACGAGCAGGACTTCGAGGCATGTGAGAGGACCCAGCCCGCGATGTCCTCCCGTGCCTACCGCGGCGGTGGCGTACTCGTGCCAAGCGAACATCACATCGGGGCGTTTCACCAGTGGGTTCAGGCGGCAATCGGGAACTTCCCTCCCATCTCCAGGGCGAGCGAAGCGACGGGGATCGGCGATTCAGCGTGCGCTCAGCGCGAAGATTGA
- a CDS encoding aldehyde dehydrogenase family protein, translating into MAELFIGGRWLDSQQGGRREIRCPADGSVVATVAEASRADTELAIQAARTAFDTGPWPRTPAAERAQLLLRVADLLQRDKVALARAESMDTGKRLVEAEYDIDDVTNTFRYYGSVGAGEAGRVVDTGNPDATSKVVYEPVGVCGLITPWNYPLLQTAWKVAPALVAGNTFVLKPSELTPSTAIILMRLLVEAGLPHGAGNLILGAGPEAGAPLAEHPDVDLVSFTGGLSTGQRIMATAAGTIKKVALELGGKNPNIVFADSDFDTALDYALTAVFLHSGQVCSAGARLIIQEQWHDRFVDALVERANKIRLGGPFDERAETGPLISAAHREKVEAYVAAGIAEGAVLRCGGKRPEDPALADGYYYPPTILDGCTSGMSVLRDESFGPVLTVETFTDEEDAIRIGNDTDYGLAGAVWTGDAGRAERVAARLRHGTIWINDYHPYLPQAEWGGFKRSGIGRELGPSGLSEYREPKHIWHNLRPAPQKWFSGE; encoded by the coding sequence ATGGCCGAGCTGTTCATCGGCGGCAGATGGCTGGACTCCCAACAGGGGGGCCGGCGGGAGATCCGGTGCCCCGCGGACGGCTCGGTCGTGGCCACCGTGGCCGAGGCGAGCCGCGCGGACACCGAGCTGGCCATCCAGGCCGCGCGCACCGCCTTCGACACCGGCCCCTGGCCGCGCACCCCGGCGGCCGAACGTGCGCAGCTGCTGCTCCGGGTGGCCGATCTGCTCCAGCGGGACAAGGTCGCGCTGGCCCGCGCCGAGTCCATGGACACCGGAAAGCGGTTGGTCGAGGCCGAGTACGACATCGACGACGTCACCAACACCTTCCGGTACTACGGCTCGGTCGGCGCCGGCGAGGCCGGCCGGGTGGTCGACACCGGCAACCCGGACGCCACCAGCAAGGTCGTCTACGAGCCGGTCGGCGTGTGCGGGCTGATCACCCCGTGGAACTACCCGCTGCTGCAGACCGCGTGGAAGGTGGCCCCGGCACTGGTCGCGGGCAACACCTTCGTGCTCAAGCCCAGCGAGCTGACCCCCAGCACCGCGATCATCCTGATGCGGCTGCTGGTGGAGGCCGGACTGCCGCACGGCGCGGGCAACCTCATCCTCGGTGCCGGTCCCGAGGCTGGTGCGCCGCTGGCCGAGCACCCCGATGTGGACCTGGTGTCCTTCACCGGCGGCCTGTCCACCGGGCAGCGGATCATGGCCACCGCCGCGGGCACGATCAAGAAGGTCGCCCTGGAACTGGGCGGCAAGAACCCGAACATCGTCTTCGCCGACAGCGATTTCGACACCGCCCTGGACTACGCGCTCACCGCGGTGTTCCTGCACTCCGGCCAGGTCTGCTCGGCCGGGGCGCGCCTGATCATCCAGGAACAGTGGCACGACCGGTTCGTGGACGCCCTGGTCGAACGGGCGAACAAGATCCGCCTCGGCGGCCCGTTCGACGAACGCGCCGAGACCGGCCCGCTGATCTCCGCCGCACACCGCGAGAAGGTCGAGGCATATGTGGCCGCCGGGATCGCCGAGGGCGCGGTGCTGCGCTGCGGCGGCAAGCGTCCCGAGGATCCGGCGCTGGCCGACGGCTACTACTACCCACCGACCATTTTGGACGGTTGCACCAGCGGAATGTCGGTGCTGCGGGATGAATCCTTCGGTCCGGTGCTCACGGTGGAGACCTTCACCGACGAGGAGGACGCGATCCGGATCGGCAACGACACCGACTACGGCCTGGCCGGCGCGGTGTGGACCGGCGACGCGGGCCGGGCCGAGCGGGTGGCCGCGCGCCTGCGGCACGGCACCATCTGGATCAACGACTACCACCCGTACCTGCCCCAGGCGGAATGGGGTGGTTTCAAGCGGTCCGGCATCGGCCGCGAACTAGGCCCGAGCGGGCTCAGCGAGTACCGGGAGCCCAAGCACATCTGGCACAACCTTCGGCCGGCGCCACAGAAGTGGTTCTCCGGCGAGTGA
- a CDS encoding APC family permease, with amino-acid sequence MTTVRSDDAELQEFGYRQELKRTLGNFHTFAAGISYISILTGTFQLFYLGFAQGGPAYWWSWPMVFVGQLMVALCFAELAARYPIAGSIYNWAKRLSNPHVSWLAGWLMLAASATTVAATALALQITLPQIWDGFQLVPDNPTNAVILASILIVFTTVINACGVRLMARINSAGVLIELIAAVIMVIVLAAFAVRGPEVVLETHGTGEGNSLGYMGAFLAASLASLYVMYGFDTAASLGEESVDPTRNAPKSILRAVIASFLIGGLLLLFALMAVRDINAPELGTVGLQYIVLDVLGPVVGKIFLVTVAIAIVVCVLAVHTAAIRMMFAMARDNNLPGGQKLAKVSARFQTPVLPALLIGVFGIAFLMVNIGQPQIFSVVTSIAIILIYLAYLLVTVPLLIARLRGRWPLDTVEGQEPRFGLGKWGLPINIVAVLWGAAMVVNLLWPRQAIYNPSPPFHWYLQWGAVLFVGAVTLVGFAYYWFVQRHRSGVLADHAHTPTEAAAVPEVR; translated from the coding sequence ATGACGACCGTCCGCTCGGACGATGCTGAACTGCAGGAGTTCGGCTATCGCCAGGAACTGAAGAGAACACTCGGAAACTTCCACACCTTCGCCGCCGGGATCAGCTACATCTCCATCCTGACCGGCACGTTCCAACTGTTCTACCTGGGATTCGCCCAGGGCGGCCCGGCCTACTGGTGGTCATGGCCGATGGTCTTCGTCGGCCAGCTCATGGTGGCGCTCTGCTTCGCCGAACTGGCCGCGCGCTACCCGATCGCGGGCTCGATCTACAACTGGGCCAAACGGCTCAGCAACCCGCACGTGTCCTGGCTGGCGGGCTGGCTGATGCTGGCCGCCTCCGCCACCACGGTGGCCGCCACCGCGCTGGCCCTGCAGATCACGCTGCCGCAGATCTGGGACGGCTTCCAGCTCGTGCCGGACAACCCGACCAACGCGGTGATCCTGGCCAGCATCCTGATCGTGTTCACCACGGTGATCAACGCCTGCGGGGTCAGGCTGATGGCCCGGATCAACAGCGCGGGCGTGCTGATCGAGCTGATCGCCGCGGTGATCATGGTGATCGTGCTGGCCGCCTTCGCGGTGCGCGGACCCGAGGTGGTGCTGGAGACCCACGGCACCGGTGAGGGCAACTCGCTCGGCTACATGGGCGCCTTCCTGGCCGCCTCGCTGGCCTCGCTGTACGTGATGTACGGCTTCGACACCGCGGCCTCCCTCGGTGAGGAGTCGGTGGACCCGACCCGCAACGCGCCCAAGTCCATCCTGCGCGCGGTGATCGCCTCCTTCCTCATCGGCGGACTGCTGTTGCTGTTCGCGCTGATGGCGGTGCGCGACATCAACGCGCCGGAACTCGGCACGGTCGGGTTGCAGTACATCGTGCTGGACGTGCTCGGCCCGGTGGTCGGCAAGATCTTCCTGGTCACCGTGGCCATCGCGATCGTGGTGTGCGTGCTGGCCGTGCACACCGCGGCGATCCGGATGATGTTCGCCATGGCCAGGGACAACAACCTGCCCGGCGGCCAGAAGCTGGCCAAGGTGAGCGCGCGCTTCCAGACCCCGGTGCTGCCCGCACTGCTCATCGGTGTCTTCGGCATCGCCTTCCTGATGGTCAACATCGGTCAGCCGCAGATCTTCTCGGTGGTCACCAGCATCGCGATCATCCTGATCTACCTGGCCTACCTGCTGGTCACCGTGCCGCTGCTGATCGCCCGGTTGCGCGGGCGCTGGCCACTGGACACAGTGGAGGGTCAGGAACCCCGCTTCGGGCTCGGCAAGTGGGGGCTGCCGATCAACATCGTCGCGGTCCTGTGGGGCGCGGCCATGGTGGTGAACCTGTTGTGGCCACGACAGGCCATCTACAACCCGAGCCCGCCGTTCCACTGGTACCTGCAGTGGGGCGCGGTCCTGTTCGTCGGGGCGGTCACGCTCGTCGGCTTCGCGTACTACTGGTTCGTCCAGCGCCACCGCAGCGGGGTGCTGGCCGACCACGCGCACACGCCGACCGAGGCCGCCGCAGTGCCGGAGGTGCGCTGA
- a CDS encoding GMC family oxidoreductase, whose amino-acid sequence MMEEFDYVVAGGGTAGAVVAARLSENPDARVCLLEAGPSDVDDPAILRLDKWMSLLESGYDWDYPVEPQSTGNSFLRHARAKVLGGCSSHNSCIAFWAPAEDLDEWAALGCTGWSAAEVFPLYQRLETNDAPGEHHGRSGPVNIMTVPGEDPCGAALLAACAQAGIPTTPFNSGRTVVNGANWFQINSTKEGVRASSSVSYLHPIIGQRPNLEIRTGVRVKRLLIDERKRCTGVEYLAADGQHTLQVHARREVVVSCGSIDTPKLLMLSGIGPAEHLRQHGIDVLVDSPGVGENLQDHPEGVIQWQAKQPMTKKSTQWWEIGIFTTTEDGLDRPDLMFHYGSVPFDMNTLRHGYPTTENGFCLTPNVTRSRSLGTVRLRSRDFRDKPMVDPRYFSHPHDERVMTHGLRLAREIVGQPAMSAWAGPELFPGPDNTTDEELLDYIRRTHNTVYHPSSTVRMGAPGDSQAPLDPQLRVKGIDGLRVADGSVMPFLVTVNPCITTMMIGEKCADLIKAA is encoded by the coding sequence CTGATGGAGGAGTTCGACTACGTCGTCGCGGGCGGCGGCACGGCCGGTGCGGTGGTCGCCGCCCGGCTCTCGGAGAACCCGGATGCGCGGGTGTGCCTGCTGGAGGCCGGACCGTCCGATGTGGACGATCCGGCGATCCTGCGGCTGGACAAATGGATGTCGCTGCTGGAATCGGGCTATGACTGGGACTACCCGGTCGAACCCCAGTCCACCGGCAACTCCTTCCTCCGGCACGCCCGCGCCAAGGTGCTCGGCGGCTGCTCCTCGCACAACTCCTGCATCGCGTTCTGGGCACCCGCGGAGGACCTGGACGAGTGGGCGGCGCTGGGCTGCACCGGCTGGAGCGCGGCGGAGGTTTTCCCGCTGTACCAACGGCTGGAGACCAACGACGCGCCCGGCGAGCACCACGGCCGCTCCGGCCCGGTCAACATCATGACCGTGCCCGGCGAGGACCCGTGCGGCGCGGCACTGCTGGCAGCCTGTGCCCAGGCCGGGATCCCGACCACGCCGTTCAACAGTGGCCGCACGGTGGTCAACGGCGCCAACTGGTTCCAGATCAACTCCACCAAGGAGGGCGTCCGCGCCTCCTCCTCGGTGTCCTACCTGCACCCGATCATCGGCCAGCGGCCCAACCTGGAGATCCGCACCGGGGTCCGGGTCAAGCGGCTGCTGATCGACGAGCGGAAGCGTTGCACCGGCGTGGAATACCTGGCCGCGGACGGGCAGCACACCCTCCAGGTGCACGCCCGCCGGGAGGTCGTGGTGAGCTGTGGCTCCATCGACACCCCGAAACTGTTGATGCTCTCCGGCATCGGCCCGGCCGAACACCTGCGGCAGCACGGGATCGACGTGCTGGTGGACTCGCCGGGGGTGGGGGAGAACCTGCAGGACCACCCCGAGGGCGTGATCCAGTGGCAGGCCAAGCAGCCGATGACCAAGAAATCCACCCAGTGGTGGGAAATCGGCATTTTCACCACCACCGAGGACGGCCTCGATCGGCCGGACCTGATGTTCCACTACGGTTCGGTGCCCTTCGACATGAACACGCTGCGGCACGGCTACCCGACCACGGAGAACGGCTTCTGCCTGACTCCCAACGTCACCCGCAGCCGCTCGCTGGGCACGGTTCGGTTGCGCAGCAGGGATTTCCGGGACAAGCCCATGGTCGACCCACGCTATTTCAGCCACCCGCACGACGAACGCGTGATGACCCACGGCCTGCGCCTGGCCCGCGAGATCGTCGGCCAGCCCGCCATGTCGGCCTGGGCCGGACCGGAACTGTTCCCTGGCCCGGACAACACCACCGACGAGGAACTGCTCGACTACATCCGCCGCACCCACAACACCGTCTACCACCCCTCCAGCACGGTCCGGATGGGCGCGCCCGGCGACAGCCAGGCGCCGCTCGATCCGCAGTTGCGGGTCAAGGGGATCGACGGGCTGCGGGTGGCGGACGGGTCGGTGATGCCGTTCCTGGTCACCGTCAACCCGTGCATCACCACCATGATGATCGGCGAGAAATGCGCTGACCTGATCAAGGCGGCCTGA
- a CDS encoding DinB family protein, translated as MITERPDPPRQGDERETLRVYLDFHRATLAMKCADLSTEDLRRQSSPPSTLSLLGLVRHMAEVERTWFRRVINAEDIPLVWSDSFDFQAAYDASDCTREEAFAAWENEIEHSRRIELAAESLEVTGYQPRWGEHVSLRMIMLHLIHEYARHNGHADFLREAIDGVTGA; from the coding sequence GTGATCACCGAACGCCCGGACCCGCCCCGCCAGGGCGACGAACGCGAGACCCTGCGCGTCTACCTGGACTTCCACCGCGCCACCCTGGCCATGAAGTGCGCGGATCTGTCCACAGAGGACCTCCGCCGCCAGTCCTCCCCACCCTCGACGCTGTCCTTGCTGGGCCTGGTCCGGCACATGGCCGAGGTCGAACGCACCTGGTTCCGCCGCGTGATCAACGCCGAGGACATCCCGCTGGTCTGGTCGGACAGCTTCGACTTCCAGGCCGCCTACGATGCCTCGGACTGCACCCGGGAAGAGGCGTTCGCGGCCTGGGAGAACGAGATCGAGCACTCCCGCCGCATCGAGTTGGCCGCGGAATCCCTGGAGGTCACCGGCTACCAGCCGCGCTGGGGCGAGCACGTGTCACTGCGGATGATCATGCTGCACCTGATCCACGAGTACGCCCGGCACAACGGCCACGCCGATTTCCTGCGCGAGGCCATCGACGGCGTGACCGGCGCCTAG